Proteins from a single region of Sphingomonas morindae:
- a CDS encoding ammonium transporter, protein MKPITKLAGCAGALGLAMFAALPAWAQDAALQAPAAAPSPPTVNKGDTAWMMTSTLLVLMMIVPGLALFYGGLTRAKNMLSTMTQIGAVACFAMLIWVMWGYTEAFGDGGGAFISGFGKAFLKGVTSDSTAATFTPGVAIPEYVFICFQMTFAAITVALVLGSVVERMKFSAVMVFALVWLTLVYFPVAHMVWASNGFFFAKGALDFAGGTVVHINAGVSALVAALILGKRLGYPHERIVPHSLTMTGIGTGLLWVGWFGFNAGSALEANGSAGLAMINTFVATASAGLFWMLAERLNGHKGSALGFCSGIVAGLVAVTPAAGNSGPFGAIILGAIASIVCFYAVSVLKPRLGYDDALDAFGVHGIGGMIGAIGTGIVYAPGLGGPGKPDFNMGHQLAVQIEAVLTTIVWAGIGTVIAIFIAKAVTGLRVSAEVEREGLDLGEHGERAYN, encoded by the coding sequence ATGAAGCCAATCACGAAATTGGCCGGATGCGCGGGGGCGCTCGGGCTGGCCATGTTCGCGGCGCTGCCCGCCTGGGCGCAGGATGCGGCGCTCCAGGCGCCCGCCGCCGCGCCTTCGCCGCCGACCGTCAACAAGGGCGACACCGCCTGGATGATGACATCCACGCTGCTGGTGCTGATGATGATCGTGCCGGGCCTGGCGCTCTTCTATGGCGGCCTCACCCGCGCCAAGAACATGCTCTCCACCATGACGCAGATCGGCGCGGTCGCCTGCTTCGCCATGCTGATCTGGGTGATGTGGGGCTATACCGAGGCGTTCGGCGATGGCGGCGGCGCCTTCATCTCGGGCTTCGGCAAGGCTTTCCTCAAGGGCGTCACCTCGGACAGCACGGCGGCGACCTTCACGCCCGGCGTCGCCATCCCCGAATATGTCTTCATCTGCTTCCAGATGACCTTCGCCGCCATCACCGTCGCGCTGGTGCTCGGCTCGGTGGTGGAGCGGATGAAATTCTCGGCGGTGATGGTGTTCGCCCTAGTGTGGCTGACGCTCGTCTATTTCCCGGTGGCGCACATGGTGTGGGCGTCGAACGGCTTCTTCTTCGCCAAGGGCGCGCTGGATTTCGCGGGCGGCACGGTGGTGCACATCAATGCCGGCGTCTCGGCGCTGGTCGCCGCGCTGATCCTCGGCAAGCGGCTCGGCTATCCGCATGAGCGGATCGTGCCGCACTCGCTCACCATGACGGGCATCGGCACCGGCCTGCTCTGGGTGGGCTGGTTCGGCTTCAACGCCGGATCCGCGCTCGAGGCCAATGGCTCGGCCGGACTGGCGATGATCAACACCTTCGTCGCCACCGCCTCGGCGGGCCTGTTCTGGATGCTGGCGGAGCGGCTCAACGGCCATAAGGGCTCGGCGCTGGGCTTCTGCTCGGGCATCGTCGCGGGCCTCGTCGCGGTGACGCCGGCGGCGGGCAATTCCGGACCGTTCGGCGCGATCATCCTCGGCGCGATCGCGAGCATCGTCTGCTTCTACGCCGTGTCGGTGCTCAAGCCGCGGCTCGGCTATGACGACGCGCTGGATGCCTTCGGCGTCCACGGCATCGGCGGCATGATCGGCGCGATCGGCACCGGCATCGTCTATGCCCCCGGGCTGGGCGGCCCCGGCAAGCCCGATTTCAACATGGGCCACCAGCTGGCGGTACAGATCGAGGCGGTGCTCACCACCATCGTCTGGGCCGGCATCGGCACGGTGATCGCCATCTTCATCGCCAAGGCGGTGACGGGGCTGCGCGTCAGCGCCGAAGTCGAGCGCGAAGGCCTCGATCTCGGCGAGCATGGCGAGCGCGCCTACAACTGA
- a CDS encoding P-II family nitrogen regulator gives MKLVIAIIKPFKLDEVREALSDVGVAGMTVTEVKGFGRQKGQTEIYRGAEYSTNMVPKIKVEVACGDDLSHRVVEAIQQAANTGAIGDGKIFVLDLAQAVRIRTGETDDVAL, from the coding sequence ATGAAACTCGTCATCGCGATCATCAAGCCCTTCAAGCTCGACGAGGTCCGCGAGGCGCTGTCCGATGTTGGCGTGGCCGGCATGACGGTGACCGAAGTCAAGGGCTTCGGGCGGCAGAAGGGGCAGACCGAGATCTATCGGGGCGCCGAGTACAGCACCAACATGGTGCCGAAGATCAAGGTCGAGGTCGCCTGTGGCGACGATCTCTCGCACCGGGTGGTGGAAGCCATCCAGCAGGCGGCGAACACCGGCGCGATCGGCGACGGCAAGATCTTCGTGCTCGATCTCGCCCAGGCGGTGCGAATCCGCACCGGCGAGACCGACGATGTGGCGCTCTAA
- a CDS encoding pyruvate, water dikinase regulatory protein codes for MTRLHLHLLSDSTGETLENVAKAGLAQFEGVEAIKHFWPMVRSEGHLDRVLVEIAQKPGLIIYTLVNSSVRRRLEARCAALGLSAVSALDPVIEALSHLLGQATIGRPGRQHVLDEAYFARVEAIHYTIAHDDGVAPEDWEDADIVLAGVSRSSKTPTSIYLANRGYRVANIPLVVESPPPPNLFTLRRPLVVGLTTSPERLVQIRRNRLLSLNEMTETAYVDQDRVARELAFARRMFSDNGWPVIDVTRRSIEETAAAIINLANEREDRAAETVAP; via the coding sequence ATGACCAGGCTGCACCTGCATCTCCTTTCCGACTCCACCGGCGAAACGCTGGAGAATGTGGCCAAGGCGGGCCTCGCCCAGTTCGAGGGCGTGGAGGCGATCAAGCATTTCTGGCCGATGGTGCGATCCGAAGGCCATCTCGATCGCGTGCTGGTGGAGATCGCGCAGAAGCCCGGGCTCATCATCTACACGCTCGTCAATTCGTCGGTCCGGCGCCGGCTGGAGGCGCGCTGCGCCGCGCTGGGGCTGAGCGCGGTGTCCGCGCTCGATCCGGTGATCGAGGCGCTGTCGCACCTGCTCGGCCAGGCGACGATCGGCCGGCCGGGGCGCCAGCATGTGCTCGACGAGGCCTATTTCGCCCGGGTCGAGGCGATCCACTATACCATCGCGCACGATGATGGCGTCGCCCCCGAGGATTGGGAGGATGCCGATATCGTGCTGGCGGGCGTGTCGCGCTCGTCCAAGACGCCGACCTCGATCTACCTCGCCAATCGCGGCTATCGCGTCGCCAATATCCCGCTGGTGGTGGAGAGCCCGCCGCCCCCCAACCTCTTCACGCTGCGCCGGCCGCTGGTGGTGGGCCTGACGACCAGCCCCGAACGGCTCGTGCAGATCCGGCGCAACCGCCTGCTCTCGCTGAACGAGATGACCGAGACCGCCTATGTCGATCAGGATCGGGTGGCGCGCGAGCTGGCCTTCGCCCGGCGCATGTTCTCCGACAATGGCTGGCCGGTGATCGACGTCACGCGCCGCTCGATCGAGGAGACGGCGGCGGCGATCATCAATCTGGCCAATGAGCGCGAGGATCGCGCCGCCGAAACGGTGGCGCCATGA
- a CDS encoding YggS family pyridoxal phosphate-dependent enzyme — MADPQSPDARLAALRDRLDHAAGLAGRAPGAVTLIAVSKTIAPEAITPLIAAGQRVFGENRVQEAQAKWPALREATPDCRLHLVGQLQSNKADEAVRLFDAIHAVDRPSLVAALARAMDKAGRRPDCFVQVNIGEEPQKGGVALADLPALLAEARAAALPVIGLMAVPPADREPAPYFALLAKLARDHGLAGLSMGMSGDFETAALLGATHVRIGTALFGARG, encoded by the coding sequence ATGGCCGATCCCCAATCCCCCGATGCGCGGCTCGCCGCGCTGCGCGACCGCCTCGATCACGCCGCCGGGCTGGCGGGCCGCGCGCCCGGCGCGGTGACGCTGATCGCCGTTTCCAAGACGATCGCGCCCGAGGCCATCACCCCGCTGATCGCCGCCGGGCAGCGCGTGTTCGGCGAGAATCGGGTGCAGGAGGCGCAGGCGAAATGGCCCGCGCTGCGCGAGGCGACGCCGGATTGCCGGCTGCATCTGGTCGGCCAGCTGCAATCCAACAAGGCGGACGAGGCGGTGCGGCTGTTCGACGCGATCCATGCGGTCGACCGGCCGTCGCTGGTCGCGGCGCTGGCGCGCGCGATGGACAAGGCGGGACGCCGGCCGGACTGTTTCGTGCAGGTGAATATCGGCGAGGAGCCGCAGAAGGGCGGCGTCGCGCTGGCCGATCTGCCCGCGCTGCTCGCCGAGGCGCGCGCCGCGGCGCTGCCGGTGATCGGACTGATGGCGGTGCCCCCCGCCGATCGCGAGCCGGCGCCCTATTTCGCGCTGCTCGCCAAGCTCGCCCGCGACCATGGCCTGGCCGGGCTGAGCATGGGCATGTCGGGCGATTTCGAGACGGCGGCGCTGCTGGGCGCCACCCATGTGCGGATCGGCACCGCGCTGTTCGGCGCGCGCGGCTAG
- the aroE gene encoding shikimate dehydrogenase — MSLPYAEVIGDPVDHSKSPLIHGFWLEALGLAGRYGRTAVSADDLPAFFAARRRDPDWRGCNVTVPHKERVIARLDRLDPLAARIGAVNTVVREADGALVGHNSDAPGFLRPLAPLLARPHLFRMARVLGTGGAARAIVAALADQGFTLVVAGRDPGKARALLDELAPGEGHHAITLAQFAEPTDFPFDDRAGCLDLVVNATSLGMAGQPPLPFDISHAPPGSLVYDIVYAPLETPLLAAARARGLPVIDGLEMLVGQAAIAFGRFFGQAPPPGGDRALRERLLA; from the coding sequence ATGAGCCTGCCCTATGCCGAGGTGATCGGCGATCCGGTCGATCATTCCAAATCGCCGCTGATCCATGGCTTCTGGCTGGAGGCGCTGGGCCTGGCCGGCCGCTACGGGCGCACCGCCGTCTCCGCCGACGATCTGCCCGCCTTTTTCGCCGCGCGGCGCCGCGATCCGGACTGGCGCGGCTGCAATGTCACCGTGCCGCACAAGGAGCGGGTGATCGCGCGGCTCGACCGGCTCGATCCGCTGGCGGCGCGCATCGGCGCCGTCAACACGGTGGTGCGCGAGGCCGATGGCGCGCTGGTCGGCCATAATAGCGACGCGCCCGGCTTCCTGCGGCCGCTCGCGCCGCTGCTCGCGCGCCCGCACCTTTTCCGCATGGCGCGCGTGCTCGGCACCGGCGGCGCGGCGCGGGCGATCGTCGCCGCGCTCGCGGACCAGGGCTTCACCCTGGTCGTGGCCGGGCGCGATCCCGGCAAGGCGCGGGCGCTGCTCGATGAGCTGGCGCCGGGCGAGGGCCATCATGCGATCACGCTGGCGCAGTTCGCCGAGCCCACCGACTTCCCGTTCGACGATCGCGCGGGCTGCCTCGATCTGGTGGTGAACGCCACCAGCCTCGGCATGGCGGGCCAGCCGCCGCTTCCCTTCGACATCAGCCACGCGCCGCCCGGCAGCCTTGTCTACGACATCGTCTACGCCCCGCTCGAGACGCCGCTGCTCGCCGCCGCGCGCGCGCGCGGCCTGCCGGTGATCGACGGGCTGGAGATGCTGGTGGGCCAGGCCGCGATCGCCTTTGGCCGCTTCTTCGGCCAGGCGCCCCCACCCGGCGGCGATCGTGCGCTGCGGGAGCGGCTGCTGGCATGA
- the recQ gene encoding DNA helicase RecQ codes for MRDPLTLLHEVFGFPGFRGVQEAVVARVMRGAGTLAVMPTGAGKSLCYQLPALARPGTAVIVSPLIALMHDQVRSAEAFGIRAAALTSADEDRAETMRRFRDGQLDLLYVAPERASGESFRSLLRATSLALFAIDEAHCVSEWGHDFRPDYRLLRPLLDAFPEVPRLALTATADRHTRADILEQLGLPQDGLIVAGFDRPNIRYMISPRDGLQGQLKTVLANQAGAGIVYAPTRDATERIAAQLAAGGRTVRAYHAGMDPGVRRRNQQDFVASEDMVMVATVAFGMGIDKPDVRFVAHAGLPKSIEGYYQETGRAGRDGEPAIAHLFWGAEDFARARKRLSEVDEARASGERARLSALAGLVETSECRRMVLLRYFGEDPRAPCGNCDNCLAPPATVDATEVARKLLSAAFRTEMRFGVGHLLDVLAGRETDKVIGNGHHRLSVFGIADEAEQKLVRPVARALLARDALRADDYGGLSFGPAARPILKGEHSLAVALPAPKARRRRGGAGEESHAHDPLFEALRARRREIAQARGVPPYVIFHDSTLREMAGLHPTTLEGLAQVTGVGQAKREAYGDAFLEVLRGWRG; via the coding sequence ATGCGCGATCCGCTCACGCTCCTTCACGAGGTTTTCGGCTTTCCCGGCTTTCGCGGCGTCCAGGAGGCGGTGGTCGCGCGCGTGATGCGCGGCGCCGGAACGCTGGCGGTGATGCCCACCGGCGCCGGCAAGTCGCTCTGCTACCAGCTGCCCGCCCTGGCGCGGCCGGGCACGGCGGTGATCGTCTCGCCGCTGATCGCGCTGATGCACGATCAGGTCCGCTCGGCCGAGGCCTTCGGCATCCGCGCGGCGGCGCTCACCTCGGCCGACGAGGACCGCGCCGAGACGATGCGCCGCTTCCGCGATGGGCAGCTCGATCTTCTCTATGTCGCGCCCGAGCGCGCCTCGGGCGAGAGCTTCCGCAGCCTGTTGCGCGCCACCAGCCTGGCCTTGTTCGCGATCGACGAAGCCCATTGCGTGAGCGAATGGGGCCATGATTTCCGGCCCGATTACCGGCTGCTGCGGCCGCTGCTCGATGCCTTTCCCGAGGTGCCGCGGCTGGCGCTGACGGCCACCGCCGATCGCCACACCCGCGCCGATATCCTGGAGCAGCTCGGCCTCCCGCAGGACGGGCTGATCGTCGCCGGCTTCGATCGCCCCAATATCCGCTACATGATCAGCCCGCGCGATGGCCTGCAGGGCCAGCTCAAGACGGTGCTGGCGAATCAGGCGGGCGCGGGCATCGTCTATGCGCCCACGCGCGACGCCACCGAGCGGATCGCCGCGCAGCTCGCCGCCGGCGGCCGCACGGTGCGCGCCTATCATGCCGGCATGGATCCGGGCGTGCGCCGGCGCAACCAGCAGGATTTCGTCGCGTCCGAGGATATGGTGATGGTCGCGACGGTCGCCTTCGGCATGGGCATCGACAAGCCCGATGTCCGCTTCGTCGCCCATGCCGGCCTGCCCAAATCGATCGAGGGCTATTATCAGGAAACCGGGCGCGCGGGCCGCGACGGCGAGCCCGCGATCGCCCATCTCTTCTGGGGCGCGGAGGATTTCGCGCGCGCCCGCAAGCGGCTGAGCGAGGTGGACGAGGCCCGCGCCAGCGGCGAGCGGGCGCGGCTCTCGGCGCTGGCCGGGCTGGTCGAGACGAGCGAATGCCGGCGCATGGTGCTGCTGCGCTATTTCGGCGAGGATCCGCGCGCGCCTTGCGGCAATTGCGACAATTGCCTCGCCCCGCCCGCGACGGTGGATGCCACCGAGGTGGCGCGCAAGCTGCTCTCGGCCGCCTTCCGCACCGAGATGCGCTTCGGGGTGGGCCATTTGCTGGACGTGCTGGCCGGCCGCGAGACCGACAAGGTGATCGGCAACGGCCATCACCGCCTGTCGGTGTTCGGCATCGCCGACGAGGCCGAGCAGAAGCTGGTGCGCCCCGTGGCGCGTGCGCTCCTGGCGCGCGACGCGCTGCGCGCCGACGATTATGGCGGCCTCAGCTTCGGCCCGGCCGCGCGCCCCATCCTCAAGGGCGAGCACAGCCTGGCGGTGGCGCTGCCCGCGCCCAAGGCGCGGCGCCGGCGTGGCGGGGCGGGCGAGGAGAGCCATGCCCATGATCCGCTGTTCGAGGCGCTGCGCGCCCGGCGGCGCGAAATCGCGCAGGCGCGCGGCGTGCCGCCCTATGTCATCTTCCACGATTCGACGCTGCGCGAGATGGCGGGGCTCCATCCCACAACGCTGGAAGGCCTGGCGCAGGTGACGGGGGTGGGCCAGGCCAAGCGCGAGGCCTATGGCGATGCCTTTCTCGAGGTGCTGCGCGGCTGGCGCGGCTGA
- a CDS encoding CopD family protein, with protein sequence MAALTGWLGEAYLWVKAAHLIFVIFWMAGLFMLPRYAIYQAECAPGSPEDRAWVARLVRLRRIIVTPAMIAVWLLGLALALHIDAFAQGWFHAKLALVLLLSAYHGWAVGLSRKLARGWRPASTRGLRLANEVPSLATILIVLLVIVKPF encoded by the coding sequence ATGGCGGCGCTGACGGGCTGGCTGGGCGAGGCCTATCTCTGGGTGAAGGCGGCGCACCTGATCTTCGTGATCTTCTGGATGGCGGGGCTGTTCATGCTGCCGCGCTACGCCATTTACCAGGCCGAATGCGCGCCCGGATCGCCGGAGGATCGCGCCTGGGTGGCGCGCCTGGTGCGGCTGCGGCGGATCATCGTCACCCCCGCGATGATCGCGGTGTGGCTGCTCGGTCTCGCGCTGGCGCTGCACATCGATGCCTTCGCGCAGGGCTGGTTCCACGCCAAGCTGGCGCTGGTGCTGCTGCTCTCGGCCTATCATGGCTGGGCGGTGGGGCTTAGCCGCAAGCTGGCGCGGGGTTGGCGTCCGGCCTCGACGCGCGGGCTGCGGCTGGCCAATGAGGTGCCCAGCCTGGCGACCATCCTGATCGTGCTGCTGGTGATCGTGAAGCCCTTCTGA
- the hemE gene encoding uroporphyrinogen decarboxylase, whose protein sequence is MGTDLSAGRPDRLLLAVLRGARRDPPPIWLMRQAGRYLPEYRALRASKGGFLELCYDPEAAAEVTLQPIRRFGFDGAILFSDILVIPHALGQTLSFVAGEGPRLAPPLADHKLADLAAAPARLDPVYETVRRVAAALPPATTFLGFAGAPWTVATYMVAGEGSRDQAAARGLAYRDPARFGAIIEAVTEATIHYLSGQIEAGVHAVQLFDSWAGSLAPAEFERWVIAPAARIVAALHARHPGVPVIGFPKGAGGRLAAYAREVEADALGLDESVDPAWADAALPPGLPVQGNLDPLALLAGGAALAEGVARIRAAFAERPHIFNLGHGIVPEVPVAHVEALLSLVRGA, encoded by the coding sequence ATGGGAACCGATCTTTCCGCGGGTAGGCCCGATCGGCTCCTGCTCGCGGTGCTGCGCGGCGCGCGGCGCGATCCGCCGCCGATCTGGCTGATGCGCCAGGCCGGGCGCTATCTTCCCGAATATCGCGCGCTGCGGGCGAGCAAGGGCGGCTTTCTCGAGCTTTGCTACGATCCCGAGGCCGCCGCCGAGGTGACGCTCCAGCCTATCCGCCGCTTCGGCTTCGATGGCGCCATCCTGTTCTCCGACATTCTGGTGATCCCCCATGCGCTGGGCCAGACGCTCAGCTTCGTGGCGGGCGAGGGGCCGCGCCTCGCCCCGCCGCTCGCGGACCATAAGCTCGCCGATCTCGCCGCCGCGCCGGCGCGGCTGGATCCGGTCTATGAGACGGTGCGCCGCGTCGCCGCCGCCTTGCCGCCGGCCACCACCTTTCTCGGCTTCGCGGGCGCGCCCTGGACGGTGGCGACCTATATGGTGGCGGGCGAGGGCAGCCGCGACCAGGCGGCGGCACGCGGCCTCGCCTATCGCGATCCGGCCCGGTTCGGCGCGATTATCGAGGCGGTCACCGAGGCCACCATCCACTATCTCTCGGGCCAGATCGAGGCCGGCGTGCACGCCGTGCAGCTGTTCGACAGCTGGGCGGGCAGCCTTGCCCCGGCCGAGTTCGAGCGTTGGGTGATCGCGCCGGCGGCCCGGATCGTCGCGGCGCTCCACGCCCGCCACCCCGGCGTGCCGGTGATCGGCTTTCCCAAGGGCGCGGGCGGGCGGCTGGCCGCCTATGCGCGCGAGGTGGAAGCCGACGCGCTGGGGCTGGACGAAAGCGTCGATCCGGCCTGGGCCGATGCGGCGCTGCCGCCCGGGCTGCCGGTGCAGGGCAATCTCGATCCGCTGGCGCTGCTCGCCGGCGGCGCGGCGCTGGCGGAAGGCGTGGCGCGGATCCGCGCCGCCTTCGCGGAGCGGCCGCATATCTTCAATCTGGGCCACGGCATCGTGCCCGAAGTGCCGGTGGCGCATGTCGAAGCGCTGCTCAGCCTGGTACGGGGGGCGTGA
- a CDS encoding thiamine phosphate synthase gives MRPRQTLPRLWLMTDERIGAALLPALSRLPRGAGVIFRHYGLAPAARQALFRQVRAVARARRQVLLLAGPPRLAISWGAAGAHGPSPHRRTARPLLRTMAVHDRRQLHAARRADLRFVSPVFPTRSHPGAPALGPVRLGLLLGAERRAIALGGMSPAHARRLRPLGLAGWAAIDALAGMTAAAGGATG, from the coding sequence ATGCGCCCCCGCCAGACCCTGCCCCGATTGTGGCTGATGACCGACGAGCGGATCGGCGCGGCGCTGCTGCCCGCCCTTAGCCGCTTGCCGCGCGGCGCCGGCGTGATCTTCCGCCATTATGGCCTGGCGCCCGCCGCGCGGCAGGCGCTGTTCCGCCAGGTGCGCGCGGTGGCGCGCGCGCGGAGGCAGGTGCTGCTCCTCGCCGGGCCGCCCCGCCTCGCCATCTCCTGGGGCGCGGCGGGTGCGCACGGGCCGAGCCCGCATCGCCGTACCGCGCGGCCGCTGCTGCGCACCATGGCGGTGCATGATCGCCGCCAGCTCCACGCCGCGCGCCGCGCCGATCTGCGCTTCGTCTCGCCCGTCTTCCCCACCCGCTCGCATCCCGGCGCGCCGGCGCTCGGCCCGGTGCGGCTGGGGCTGCTGCTGGGCGCGGAGCGGCGCGCGATCGCGCTTGGCGGCATGTCGCCCGCCCACGCGCGCCGGCTGCGCCCGCTCGGTCTCGCCGGCTGGGCGGCGATCGATGCGCTTGCGGGGATGACGGCGGCGGCCGGGGGCGCTACCGGGTAG
- a CDS encoding TIGR01244 family sulfur transferase: MFRTLDETMLVSPQIGPADIAAAADQGVVLIINNRPEGEEPGQPEGAAIEAAARAAGLGYVAIPVDHAGLSLDQVEAMGAALDGVEGRTLAYCRSGTRSTYLWALARARAGDSPDQIRAKAANAGYDLTPLMGLMTQLQG; encoded by the coding sequence ATGTTCAGGACGCTCGACGAGACGATGCTGGTATCGCCGCAGATCGGCCCCGCCGATATCGCCGCCGCCGCCGATCAGGGCGTGGTGCTGATCATCAACAACCGGCCAGAGGGCGAGGAGCCGGGCCAGCCCGAGGGCGCCGCGATTGAGGCGGCGGCGCGCGCGGCCGGGCTCGGCTATGTCGCGATCCCGGTGGATCATGCCGGCCTGTCGCTCGATCAGGTCGAGGCGATGGGCGCGGCGCTGGACGGGGTGGAGGGCCGCACGCTCGCCTATTGCCGGTCGGGCACGCGCTCCACCTATCTCTGGGCGCTGGCGCGGGCGCGCGCCGGCGATTCACCCGACCAGATCCGCGCCAAGGCGGCCAATGCCGGCTATGATCTCACCCCGCTGATGGGGCTGATGACGCAGCTCCAGGGCTGA
- the rho gene encoding transcription termination factor Rho, protein MHLKDLKKTSPAELVSMAEQLGVEGASTMRKQDLLFAILKEQAEQGDQIMGVGTIEVLPDGFGFLRSPEANYLAGPDDIYVSPNQVRKFGLRTGDTVEGEIRAPKDGERYFALTRLISINFDDPDVVRHRVNFDNLTPLYPEQKLTLDTLDPTVKDRSARVIDIVAPQGKGQRSLIVAPPRVGKTVLLQNIAKAITDNHPEVFLIVLLIDERPEEVTDMQRSVKGEVISSTFDEPAQRHVQVAEMVIEKAKRLVEHKKDVVILLDSITRLGRAYNTVVPSSGKVLTGGVDANALQRPKRFFGAARNIEEGGSLSIIATALIDTGSRMDEVIFEEFKGTGNSEIVLDRKVADKRIFPAMDVGKSGTRKEELLVEKSKLSKMWVLRRILMQMGTTDAMEFLLDKMKDSKTNEDFFDSMNQ, encoded by the coding sequence ATGCATCTTAAAGATCTCAAAAAGACGTCGCCCGCCGAACTGGTTTCGATGGCCGAGCAACTCGGTGTCGAGGGCGCGTCGACCATGCGCAAGCAGGATCTGCTGTTCGCCATCCTCAAGGAGCAGGCGGAGCAGGGCGATCAGATCATGGGCGTCGGCACGATCGAGGTGCTGCCCGATGGCTTCGGCTTCCTCCGTTCGCCCGAAGCCAATTATCTCGCCGGTCCGGACGATATCTATGTCAGCCCCAATCAGGTCCGCAAATTCGGGCTGCGCACGGGCGATACGGTGGAGGGCGAGATCCGCGCGCCCAAGGACGGCGAGCGCTATTTCGCGCTGACGCGGCTCATCTCGATCAATTTCGACGATCCCGACGTGGTCCGCCACCGCGTCAATTTCGACAATCTCACCCCGCTCTATCCCGAACAGAAGCTGACGCTCGACACGCTCGATCCGACGGTGAAGGACCGGTCGGCGCGGGTGATCGATATCGTCGCGCCGCAGGGCAAGGGCCAGCGCTCGCTGATCGTGGCGCCGCCGCGCGTCGGCAAGACGGTGCTGCTCCAGAACATCGCCAAGGCGATCACGGACAATCATCCCGAGGTCTTCCTGATCGTGCTGCTCATCGACGAGCGGCCCGAGGAAGTCACCGATATGCAGCGCTCGGTGAAGGGCGAGGTCATCTCCTCCACCTTCGACGAGCCCGCCCAGCGCCACGTGCAGGTCGCCGAGATGGTGATCGAAAAGGCCAAGCGTCTGGTCGAGCACAAGAAGGACGTGGTGATCCTGCTCGATTCCATCACCCGGCTCGGCCGCGCCTACAACACGGTCGTGCCCAGCTCGGGCAAGGTGCTGACCGGCGGTGTCGACGCCAACGCGCTGCAGCGGCCCAAGCGCTTCTTCGGCGCGGCGCGCAACATCGAGGAAGGCGGCTCGCTCTCCATCATCGCCACCGCGCTGATCGACACCGGCAGCCGCATGGACGAGGTGATCTTCGAAGAGTTTAAGGGCACCGGCAATTCCGAGATCGTGCTGGACCGCAAGGTCGCGGACAAGCGCATCTTCCCGGCGATGGACGTCGGCAAGTCGGGCACCCGCAAGGAAGAGCTGCTGGTCGAGAAGTCCAAGCTCTCGAAGATGTGGGTGCTGCGCCGCATCCTCATGCAGATGGGCACCACCGACGCGATGGAGTTCCTGCTCGACAAGATGAAGGACTCGAAGACGAACGAGGATTTCTTCGATTCGATGAACCAATAG
- a CDS encoding Maf family protein: MTLILASGSASRRAMLDAAGVDYESQAPRVDEEAAKASLKAEGIDARDLADALAELKALAVSRRAPGRLVIGSDSLVALADGTLLDKPDSRDQAAAQLRAMRGGRHRLVSAVVAARDGVPIWRAVDQATLEVRDFSEAFLEAYLDAEWPAIAACVGCFRIEGRGVQLFSRLSGSQFTILGMPLMPLLAWLRDTGVMAA, from the coding sequence ATGACGCTGATCCTCGCCTCCGGCAGCGCCTCGCGCCGCGCGATGCTGGACGCGGCCGGCGTCGATTACGAGAGCCAGGCGCCGCGCGTGGACGAGGAGGCCGCCAAGGCCTCGCTCAAGGCCGAGGGGATCGACGCGCGCGATCTGGCGGATGCGTTGGCGGAGCTGAAGGCGCTGGCGGTGTCGCGCCGCGCGCCCGGCCGGCTGGTGATCGGATCGGATTCGCTGGTGGCGCTGGCCGACGGCACGCTGCTCGACAAGCCGGACAGCCGCGATCAGGCCGCCGCCCAGCTGCGCGCGATGCGCGGCGGCCGGCATCGGCTGGTGAGCGCGGTGGTGGCGGCGCGCGACGGCGTGCCGATCTGGCGCGCGGTGGATCAGGCGACGCTCGAGGTGCGCGATTTTTCCGAGGCGTTCCTCGAGGCCTATCTGGACGCGGAATGGCCGGCGATCGCCGCCTGTGTCGGCTGCTTCCGGATCGAAGGCCGGGGCGTGCAGCTTTTCTCACGGCTCAGCGGCAGCCAGTTCACGATCCTCGGCATGCCGTTGATGCCGCTGCTCGCCTGGCTGCGCGATACGGGCGTGATGGCGGCATGA